One genomic region from Salinicola endophyticus encodes:
- a CDS encoding MDR family oxidoreductase produces MFNAIFVQQTESDQRSHAALTQLDADSLPQGDVHVRIEWSTLNYKDALAITGKGAVVRRFPMVPGIDLAGVVERSEHPEWAAGDRVLLNGWGIGEEHWGGLAQRARVNGDWLTRLPPSLTTHQAMAIGTAGYTAMLSVLALERHGLTPDRGEVLVTGANGGVGSYAIAALAARGYRVVAATGRPQESAFLERLGAAAVIDRSELSAPGKPLAKARWFAAIDSVGSHTLANVCARTCPDGLVAACGLAQGMDFPTTVAPFILRGVSLLGINSVTRPAEERRRAWARLAEDIDPALLDEISHDIRLSDTLAAAERLLAGEVRGRLVVDVNA; encoded by the coding sequence GTGTTCAACGCCATTTTCGTACAGCAGACCGAATCCGATCAGCGGAGCCACGCCGCGCTGACCCAGCTCGACGCCGACTCACTTCCCCAGGGCGATGTTCACGTTCGCATCGAATGGAGCACGCTCAACTACAAGGACGCCCTGGCGATCACCGGAAAAGGGGCCGTCGTGCGCCGCTTTCCCATGGTGCCGGGCATCGACCTTGCCGGCGTGGTCGAGCGGAGTGAACATCCCGAATGGGCAGCGGGCGATCGCGTTCTGCTCAACGGCTGGGGTATTGGAGAGGAACACTGGGGCGGCCTGGCGCAGCGCGCTCGGGTCAACGGCGACTGGCTCACCCGGCTGCCGCCCTCGCTGACCACGCATCAGGCGATGGCCATCGGTACCGCCGGCTACACCGCCATGCTGAGCGTGCTGGCGCTGGAGCGCCATGGCCTGACGCCGGATCGCGGCGAGGTGCTGGTGACAGGTGCCAACGGCGGCGTCGGCAGCTACGCCATTGCCGCGCTGGCGGCACGGGGCTATCGCGTCGTCGCGGCGACCGGCCGCCCTCAGGAGTCGGCCTTTCTCGAACGCCTGGGCGCCGCCGCAGTCATCGACCGCAGCGAACTATCAGCCCCCGGCAAGCCTCTGGCCAAGGCACGGTGGTTTGCCGCCATCGACTCGGTGGGCAGCCACACGCTGGCCAACGTCTGCGCGCGCACCTGCCCGGATGGCCTGGTCGCCGCCTGCGGCCTTGCCCAGGGCATGGACTTCCCCACTACCGTAGCCCCTTTCATCCTGCGTGGCGTCAGCCTGCTTGGGATCAACAGCGTCACCCGCCCCGCCGAAGAGCGCCGGCGAGCCTGGGCGCGGCTGGCCGAGGACATCGACCCCGCCCTGCTCGACGAGATCTCACACGACATCCGCTTGAGCGACACCCTGGCGGCGGCGGAACGACTTCTGGCAGGGGAAGTGCGCGGCCGGCTCGTGGTTGACGTCAACGCCTGA
- the idi gene encoding isopentenyl-diphosphate Delta-isomerase, translating to MPVEEVVLLDEAHRPIGRRDKALVHDAETPLHLGFSCYLLDDDGRVLITRRALTKRAWPGVWSNAFCGHPLPGEALEAAVARRADVELGVALTEITLLDSEFRYHARDDSGVVENEYCPVFRARARSSLTPNPDEVMAWQWVSAKELIAAQAATPCVFSPWMVAQLARLAVRRAL from the coding sequence ATGCCTGTCGAAGAGGTCGTACTGCTGGACGAAGCGCACCGCCCCATCGGCAGGCGCGACAAGGCACTCGTGCATGACGCCGAGACGCCACTGCATCTGGGTTTCTCCTGCTATCTGCTCGATGACGACGGGCGGGTGCTGATCACCCGTCGGGCGCTGACCAAGCGCGCCTGGCCTGGCGTCTGGTCCAACGCCTTCTGCGGGCATCCACTGCCCGGCGAGGCGCTGGAGGCCGCGGTGGCCAGACGTGCCGATGTCGAGCTGGGGGTGGCGCTGACGGAGATCACACTGCTGGATAGCGAGTTTCGCTACCACGCCCGTGACGACAGCGGAGTGGTCGAGAACGAGTATTGCCCGGTGTTCCGCGCCCGTGCCCGCTCCTCGCTGACGCCCAACCCCGATGAGGTGATGGCGTGGCAGTGGGTCTCGGCGAAGGAGCTGATCGCCGCCCAGGCCGCTACGCCCTGCGTGTTCAGCCCGTGGATGGTGGCGCAGCTGGCGCGTCTGGCCGTTCGCCGGGCGCTATGA
- a CDS encoding glutamate decarboxylase, translating into MPIHPVGSDDQSIIRDIYTTDASQVSLPKFRIPQGRTEPHAAYSLVRDELLLDGNARQNLATFCTTWVEDEVKQLMSDAVDKNMIDKDEYPQTAEIENRCVHILADLWHAQKAWETVGCSTTGSSEAAMLGGLAFKWKWRQRRQAEGKDASKPNIVTGPVQICWKKFARYFDVEMREVPLEGDALGLQPADLRKYCDENTIGVVATLGVTFTGVYEPVAALARELDAIERDLGLDIPIHVDAASGGFIAPFIQRDLVWDFQIERVRSINASGHKYGLAPLGVGWVIWASKEDLPEDLIFYVDYLGGNMPTFALNFSRPGGEIIAQYYNFLRLGRDGYTAIQQACSDTAQWLGHELAKLGPFEMVYDGHGGLPAVAYKLTDADHGFNLYDLSERLRMRGWQIASYPLPSHRQEVVVQRILIRHGVSRDLARLLLDDMKRAIQHLSENPVPNSSAKSGFHHG; encoded by the coding sequence ATGCCCATTCACCCTGTTGGCTCAGATGACCAATCGATCATTCGCGACATATATACCACCGATGCGTCGCAAGTGAGCCTGCCTAAATTCCGGATACCTCAGGGCCGAACCGAGCCGCATGCTGCATACTCCCTCGTGCGAGACGAATTGCTGCTCGATGGAAATGCCCGTCAGAATCTCGCGACTTTTTGCACCACCTGGGTCGAGGATGAGGTCAAGCAGTTGATGTCGGATGCTGTCGATAAAAACATGATCGACAAGGACGAATATCCCCAGACAGCGGAGATCGAAAATCGCTGTGTCCATATCTTGGCCGACTTGTGGCACGCCCAGAAAGCCTGGGAAACGGTGGGCTGTTCGACGACAGGTTCAAGCGAGGCGGCCATGCTGGGCGGGCTTGCTTTCAAATGGAAGTGGCGCCAGCGGCGGCAAGCCGAAGGAAAGGATGCGAGCAAACCGAATATCGTGACCGGCCCTGTTCAGATTTGCTGGAAAAAATTCGCGCGCTACTTCGATGTCGAGATGAGAGAGGTCCCGCTTGAAGGCGATGCCCTGGGGTTACAACCGGCGGATCTGAGAAAGTACTGTGATGAGAATACGATAGGGGTCGTTGCAACGCTAGGTGTGACGTTCACCGGTGTTTACGAACCTGTGGCGGCACTGGCGCGTGAGCTCGATGCCATCGAACGCGACCTGGGGTTGGATATTCCTATTCACGTCGATGCGGCATCCGGCGGCTTCATCGCGCCATTTATCCAGCGCGACCTGGTATGGGATTTTCAGATCGAGCGGGTCAGATCCATCAATGCTTCCGGCCATAAATACGGGCTGGCCCCGCTCGGTGTGGGCTGGGTCATCTGGGCATCGAAAGAAGACCTTCCCGAAGATCTGATCTTCTACGTCGACTATCTCGGCGGGAATATGCCAACCTTTGCGCTTAATTTCTCCCGACCTGGTGGGGAGATCATCGCCCAGTACTATAACTTTCTGCGCTTGGGCCGCGACGGTTATACGGCGATTCAGCAGGCTTGTTCCGACACGGCGCAGTGGTTGGGTCATGAACTCGCCAAGCTGGGGCCTTTCGAGATGGTTTACGACGGACATGGTGGGCTACCGGCGGTGGCTTACAAACTGACCGATGCCGACCATGGATTCAACCTCTATGACCTGTCTGAGCGGCTTCGGATGCGAGGTTGGCAAATCGCTTCTTATCCGCTGCCTTCTCATCGTCAGGAAGTCGTCGTCCAGCGTATTTTGATTCGACATGGCGTGAGTCGTGACCTGGCGCGGCTGCTGCTCGACGATATGAAGCGTGCCATCCAGCATCTGTCAGAAAACCCGGTACCCAATTCGAGCGCTAAATCGGGGTTTCACCATGGTTGA
- a CDS encoding aspartate:alanine exchanger family transporter, producing the protein MNILSRYTGLVAFLVTGSAVAQEGAPSEGGRTIGHIADSVIALVEAGAHGFFELLGNQPIAFILLALALGNLIGKVDVKGVSLGSTAGSLLVGVIISMVAEAVYGMTYSIPGVLSSFMLLLFMYALGLKVGPRFFSGLRKGGLAFVGVGVIVWVLNWLICYFGASWVGLAPGYATGLISGSYTITAILGVGQSALSSGAYTPPVGMTVEEVGANMAAAYAISYVLSSVGIILLIRYLPRIFGRDARADAKLAETEYSGGATHPVPGAPGALVMGFSPYDLRAFTVTHPQLIGCSFAQIIKDYPQVPILRVVRNHEVLDLSSDLVLEKNDIVTVRGDVHDLILEEGELIGPESDEALARDVPLEVADVHIGSHALSGKTIQALRHHGTGGVTVQALFRAGNELPLGPASVVLFGDVIRLTGPDAAIKAAAKTLGGRAILPTMKSEVLYLSLAMLVGYLVGIVSVTISGIPFSLGTSAGCILAGVGVSYFRSRNPEFGGPVHEGARSFLQDFGLNAFVVVLSANVGPKVITALGGDTLVWLALIGTLGALIPPLIAFWVGFKFFGLNSVIADGATTGGRNSTPGLNAIIEESGSSVAAVPYPVSYALTTVLALIGGYFSMILS; encoded by the coding sequence GTGAACATCTTGTCTCGTTATACAGGCTTGGTGGCGTTCCTTGTTACCGGGTCCGCCGTTGCCCAGGAAGGTGCCCCCTCGGAAGGGGGGCGCACCATAGGCCACATTGCCGATAGCGTAATCGCCTTAGTAGAAGCTGGAGCGCACGGCTTTTTTGAACTGCTTGGAAATCAGCCAATCGCGTTCATTCTTCTTGCCCTGGCGCTCGGTAATCTGATCGGAAAAGTCGATGTCAAGGGAGTCTCTCTGGGCTCGACGGCAGGTTCATTGCTGGTCGGTGTCATCATCTCGATGGTGGCCGAGGCCGTTTATGGCATGACCTACTCCATCCCCGGGGTTCTATCATCCTTCATGCTCTTGCTGTTCATGTATGCACTGGGCTTGAAGGTAGGGCCGCGGTTCTTCTCAGGACTTCGCAAGGGTGGGTTGGCCTTTGTGGGCGTTGGCGTCATCGTCTGGGTGCTGAATTGGCTCATCTGCTACTTTGGTGCATCCTGGGTGGGCTTGGCCCCCGGATATGCAACAGGTCTGATCTCAGGTAGCTATACCATCACGGCCATTCTCGGCGTTGGCCAGAGCGCGCTGTCGAGCGGTGCCTACACGCCTCCTGTCGGTATGACAGTCGAGGAGGTGGGAGCCAACATGGCAGCGGCTTATGCCATCAGCTACGTCTTGTCGAGCGTGGGGATCATTCTATTGATCCGATATCTCCCACGGATCTTTGGGCGCGATGCCCGGGCCGACGCGAAGCTGGCCGAGACGGAGTACAGTGGCGGTGCGACTCATCCCGTTCCGGGAGCGCCGGGCGCTCTGGTCATGGGATTTTCTCCCTACGACCTCCGTGCTTTCACGGTGACTCACCCACAGCTCATTGGCTGTAGCTTTGCGCAGATCATCAAAGACTATCCTCAGGTCCCGATCCTGCGCGTCGTGCGCAACCATGAAGTTCTCGATCTGTCCTCTGATCTGGTGCTCGAGAAGAACGATATTGTGACGGTGCGCGGTGATGTGCACGATCTGATTCTCGAAGAGGGGGAGTTGATCGGTCCGGAGTCCGATGAGGCGCTGGCGCGCGATGTTCCCCTGGAAGTGGCGGATGTTCACATCGGTTCCCATGCGCTCTCCGGGAAGACGATTCAGGCGCTCAGGCATCACGGAACGGGTGGCGTGACAGTGCAGGCGCTTTTCAGAGCCGGGAATGAATTGCCGCTGGGACCTGCCAGCGTCGTATTGTTCGGCGACGTGATCCGTCTGACCGGACCAGACGCAGCGATCAAGGCCGCGGCAAAGACATTGGGTGGGCGTGCGATTCTGCCGACCATGAAATCAGAGGTCCTTTATCTCTCGCTGGCCATGTTGGTGGGGTACCTGGTGGGCATTGTCAGTGTGACCATCTCAGGCATTCCATTCTCATTGGGCACATCGGCAGGCTGCATTCTGGCAGGTGTGGGCGTCAGTTATTTTCGGAGCCGGAACCCAGAATTCGGCGGGCCGGTCCATGAGGGGGCGCGAAGCTTTCTCCAGGACTTCGGCTTGAATGCTTTTGTCGTGGTCCTGTCTGCGAATGTCGGGCCCAAGGTCATCACCGCACTCGGTGGCGACACGCTGGTGTGGCTGGCCCTGATCGGCACGCTGGGAGCCTTGATTCCACCGTTGATTGCCTTCTGGGTCGGATTCAAGTTTTTCGGACTCAATTCGGTCATTGCCGATGGTGCCACCACGGGCGGGCGAAACAGCACGCCCGGGCTGAACGCGATCATTGAAGAGTCTGGGAGCTCGGTGGCTGCCGTGCCTTATCCCGTGAGTTACGCGTTGACTACGGTGCTGGCTCTGATCGGTGGCTATTTCTCGATGATTTTGTCGTGA
- a CDS encoding TetR/AcrR family transcriptional regulator, with the protein MEKPTSLSKRRGRPPKVPRTHPDTREVLIRCGVEVLTEQGFVSSGIDGILKRVGVPKGSFYHYFDSKEAFGHALLSRYAEYFAGKLDHWLLAPEIPPLERLRRFTQDAQGGMARHDYRRGCLVGNLGQEVTLLPEGLGARLEAILQDWQRRVADCLRLAKAEGELAIDADCDTLAAFFWIGWEGAVQRARLTREPTPLVLFSQEFLARLPR; encoded by the coding sequence ATGGAAAAGCCAACGTCGCTCAGCAAGCGTCGCGGCCGCCCACCGAAGGTGCCGCGCACCCACCCAGATACCCGGGAGGTCCTGATCCGGTGTGGCGTCGAGGTGCTCACCGAGCAGGGATTCGTCTCGAGCGGGATCGACGGCATCCTGAAACGGGTCGGCGTGCCGAAAGGGTCTTTCTATCACTACTTCGACAGCAAGGAGGCGTTCGGTCACGCCCTGCTGTCGCGATACGCCGAGTATTTCGCGGGCAAGCTCGACCACTGGTTGCTCGCCCCCGAGATACCTCCCCTCGAAAGACTCCGCCGATTCACCCAGGACGCCCAGGGGGGCATGGCCCGCCACGATTATCGTCGCGGCTGCCTGGTGGGCAATCTGGGCCAGGAAGTCACACTGTTACCCGAAGGATTAGGTGCGCGGCTGGAAGCCATCCTGCAGGACTGGCAACGCAGGGTCGCCGACTGCCTGCGTCTGGCCAAGGCGGAGGGTGAGCTGGCCATCGATGCGGATTGCGACACCCTGGCCGCTTTCTTCTGGATCGGGTGGGAGGGTGCCGTGCAGCGAGCTCGGCTGACTCGGGAACCAACGCCCCTGGTGCTCTTCAGTCAGGAATTCCTCGCTCGCCTGCCGCGCTGA